In a genomic window of Rhododendron vialii isolate Sample 1 chromosome 12a, ASM3025357v1:
- the LOC131310846 gene encoding uncharacterized protein LOC131310846 codes for MAPKAKEKPKPSPSPATASQPAIAVEDLFTALNRHIQRSEHEQAVKVADQVLSIAPNDEDAIRCKIVALIKNDSIDEALATMEASRRIQIDLSFFKAYCLYRQNKLNEALEALKGQEGNSAIMLLQSQILFRMGKMDASLDIYQKLQKSKIESLEINLVAGLVSAGRASEVQGVMEALRVKATSSFELAYNTACSLIERNKHSDAEQLLLSARRIGQEALMEENLADDDIETELAPITVQLAHIQQLLGHTQEAIEAFTDIIKRNLADESSLAVATNNLVSLKGPKDVSDSLRKLDRLIEKGSGTQSFQLARGLDLKLSSKQREAIYTNRVLLLLHSNKMDQARELVAVLPDMFPDSVIPILLQAAVFVRENKAGRAEELLGQYSEKFPDKSKVVLLARAQVAASAGHPQVAAESLSKIPEIQHMPATVATLVSLKERAGDIDGAVSIFDSAIKWWANAMSSEDNKRHVIVQEAAAFKLKHGRKEEAAKLYEELVKSHGSVEALVGLIKTAAHSDIDKAEAYEKKLKPLPGLKSVDVDGLEKTSGAKHVENGPHVGTVEPSESKSKEKAKKKRKRKPKYPKGFDPANPGPPPDPERWLPKRERSTFRPKRKDKRAAQVRGSQGAVAKEATNANSKSNQATTAKAASQNAVAEQPKASSKSSRKKSRN; via the exons ATGGCTCCCAAGGCGAAAGAGAAGCCAAAACCCTCACCCTCGCCGGCAACGGCGTCACAGCCCGCAATCGCCGTCGAAGACCTCTTCACAGCTCTCAATCGCCACATCCAGAGGTCGGAACACGAGCAAGCCGTCAAAGTCGCAGATCAAG TGCTCTCAATTGCCCCGAATGACGAGGACGCCATTCGGTGTAAGATCGTGGCGTTAATTAAGAACGATAGCATCGATGAGGCTCTTGCGACCATGGAGGCTTCTAGAAGGATCCAAATTGATCTCAGTTTCTTCAAG GCATACTGCTTGTACAGACAAAATAAGTTAAATGAAGCTTTAGAAGCTTTGAAAGGCCAAGAGGGAAACTCTGCAATCATGCTACTGCAATCTCAGATTCTTTTTCGTATGGGAAAAATGGATGCTTCTTTGGACATTTATCAAAAGCTTCAGAAGTCCAAGATAGAGTCCTTGGAGATAAATCTTGTTGCTGGTTTAGTCTCTGCTGGGAGGGCTTCTGAAGTGCAAGGAGTGATGGAGGCACTCAGAGTGAAAGCAACAAGTAGCTTTGAGTTGGCATACAACACTGCTTGTTCATTGATTGAAAGGAACAAGCATTCAGATGCAGAGCAACTGCTACTGTCAGCTCGAAG AATTGGTCAAGAGGCTCTTATGGAAGAGAATTTGGCTGATGATGACATAGAGACTGAATTGGCTCCAATAACTGTGCAGTTGGCACATATTCAGCAG CTCCTGGGGCACACACAAGAAGCCATTGAAGCTTTCACGGATATCATAAAGAGAAATCTGGCAGATGAATCGTCACTAGCGGTAGCAACCAACAATCTTGTATCATTGAAGGGTCCAAAAGATGTCTCGGATAGCCTCAGGAAACTTGATCGATTGATAGAGAAAGGCAGCGGGACCCAGAGTTTCCAGCTTGCTCGTGGACTGGACTTGAAGCTTTCGTCGAAGCAAAGAGAAGCAATATACACCAATCGAGTGCTTCTGCTACTTCATTCAAATAAGATGGATCAG GCTCGAGAACTTGTTGCTGTGCTGCCAGACATGTTTCCAGATAGTGTGATACCAATATTGCTTCAAGCCGCAGTCTTTGTGAGGGAAAACAAGGCCGGAAGAGCCGAAGAATTGCTAGGTCAATATTCTGAAAAGTTCCCTGACAAATCAAAGGTGGTTCTCCTCGCGAGGGCACAAGTTGCTGCTTCCGCGGGCCACCCACAAGTTGCGGCTGAGTCCCTATCTAAGATACCTGAAATCCAACACATGCCTGCCACCGTTGCCACCCTCGTGTCGCTCAAGGAGCGTGCCGGTGACATCGACGGAGCCGTTTCCATTTTCGATTCCGCGATAAAGTGGTGGGCGAATGCCATGTCGTCGGAAGACAACAAGCGCCATGTTATCGTGCAAGAGGCAGCAGCCTTTAAGCTCAAGCATGGTAGAAAGGAGGAGGCAGCCAAATTGTATGAGGAGCTCGTTAAAAGCCACGGAAGTGTCGAGGCTTTGGTTGGGCTTATTAAGACGGCTGCTCattcggatatcgataaggCTGAAGCGTACGAGAAGAAGCTGAAGCCGCTGCCCGGTTTGAAATCAGTTGATGTTGATGGTTTGGAGAAAACTTCAGGTGCAAAGCATGTGGAAAACGGGCCTCATGTGGGGACCGTGGAACCGTCTGAAAGTAAGAGTAAGGAGAAGgccaagaagaagaggaagaggaagccaAAGTATCCAAAAGGGTTTGACCCGGCTAATCCAGGTCCTCCACCGGATCCTGAGCGGTGGCTGCCTAAGAGGGAGAGATCTACTTTCAGGCCGAAGAGGAAGGATAAGAGGGCGGCCCAGGTGAGAGGGTCTCAGGGCGCAGTGGCGAAAGAGGCTACCAATGCCAATTCGAAATCAAACCAAGCTACTACTGCCAAAGCAGCTTCGCAGAATGCAGTTGCAGAGCAGCCCAAGGCTTCTTCTAAGTCATCTAGAAAGAAGTCCAGGAATTAG
- the LOC131311726 gene encoding beta-amylase 2, chloroplastic isoform X4 translates to MLPLGVISMDCELVDPDNLHKELQILKSANVDGVMVDCWWGIVERHAPQQYNWSGYKCLFQIVRDLDLKLQVVMSFHECGGNVGDDVHIPLPQWVAEIGQRNPDMFFKDREGRHNPECLTWGVDEERVLRGRTALEVYFEFMRSFRVEFDEFFECGIISEIEIGLGPCGELRYPSYPEKHGWKYPGIGEFQCYDQYLLTSLKTAAEVGGHSLWGSGPDNAGSFNSRPHETEFFRDGGEYDSDYGRFFLNWYSQFLIDHGDRVLAQANLAFEGTCIAAKLSGIHWWYKTASHAAELTAGFYNTSNHDGYTRIATMLKKHGAALNFTCVELRTMDQHENFPEALADPEALVWQVFKAAWDVTIPVASENALPCYNRESYDKILENAKPLNDPEGRCISAFTYLRLSSVLMEEQNFTEFEQFVKRMHGEALSGLPSSSE, encoded by the exons ATGCTACCG TTGGGTGTTATCAGTATGGACTGTGAGCTGGTTGATCCTGACAATCTGCATAAGGAGCTACAGATATTGAAGTCAGCTAATGTCGATGGCGTTATGGTTGACTGCTGGTGGGGGATCGTAGAGAGACATGCTCCACAACAGTACAATTGGAGCGGCTACAAGTGCCTCTTTCAGATTGTGCGTGACCTTGATCTCAAGCTACAG GTTGTTATGTCATTTCATGAATGTGGAGGCAATGTTGGTGATGATGTTCATATTCCACTTCCCCAGTGGGTTGCAGAAATTGGTCAAAGAAATCCTGACATGTTTTTCAAAGACCGTGAAGGAAGACACAATCCTGAATGCCTCACTTGGGGAGTTGATGAGGAGAGGGTCTTAAGAGGTCGTACTGCCCTTGAG GTGTACTTCGAGTTCATGAGAAGCTTCCGAGTAGAATTTGATGAGTTCTTTGAATGTGGAATCATCTCTGAGATTGAAATTGGACTAGGTCCATGTGGGGAGCTACGATATCCCTCTTATCCTGAAAAACATGGTTGGAAATATCCTGGCATTGGTGAATTCCAG TGCTATGACCAGTACTTGTTAACGAGTCTGAAGACGGCAGCAGAAGTGGGAGGACATTCATTATGGGGAAGTGGACCAGATAATGCAGGTTCTTTTAATTCCCGACCACATGAAACCGAGTTCTTTCGCGACGGAGGTGAATATGATAGCGATTATGGCAGATTCTTCCTCAATTGGTACTCCCAATTTCTGATTGATCATGGTGATCGGGTCCTCGCTCAGGCAAATTTGGCTTTTGAAGGCACTTGCATTGCTGCGAAG CTTTCGGGTATTCATTGGTGGTACAAGACCGCAAGCCATGCTGCTGAGTTGACTGCTGGGTTTTACAATACATCTAATCATGATGGCTACACTCGAATTGCAACAATGTTAAAGAAGCATGGAGCTGCTCTAAACTTCACCTGTGTTGAGTTGCGCACTATGGACCAGCATGAGAACTTTCCAGAAGCATTGGCGGACCCTGAAGCATTAGTTTGGCAG GTGTTTAAAGCTGCATGGGATGTAACCATACCAGTTGCAAGTGAGAATGCTCTTCCTTGCTACAATAGAGAAAGTTATGACAAGATATTGGAGAATGCAAAGCCCTTAAACGATCCAGAGGGGAGATGTATATCTGCTTTTACATACTTGAGGCTCAGCTCAGTTCTCATGGAGGAACAGAATTTTACGGAGTTTGAGCAATTCGTCAAGAGAATGCATG GTGAAGCATTGTCGGGTCTGCCATCGTCGTCCGAATGA
- the LOC131311726 gene encoding beta-amylase 2, chloroplastic isoform X2, with the protein MVSERSRRPPSSRSCDFHDRSCDFILSSRLYLLHLRLNSSLVFSMASSTTVEDKSPKVQESDLSGTAYVPVYVMLPLGVISMDCELVDPDNLHKELQILKSANVDGVMVDCWWGIVERHAPQQYNWSGYKCLFQIVRDLDLKLQVVMSFHECGGNVGDDVHIPLPQWVAEIGQRNPDMFFKDREGRHNPECLTWGVDEERVLRGRTALEVYFEFMRSFRVEFDEFFECGIISEIEIGLGPCGELRYPSYPEKHGWKYPGIGEFQCYDQYLLTSLKTAAEVGGHSLWGSGPDNAGSFNSRPHETEFFRDGGEYDSDYGRFFLNWYSQFLIDHGDRVLAQANLAFEGTCIAAKLSGIHWWYKTASHAAELTAGFYNTSNHDGYTRIATMLKKHGAALNFTCVELRTMDQHENFPEALADPEALVWQVFKAAWDVTIPVASENALPCYNRESYDKILENAKPLNDPEGRCISAFTYLRLSSVLMEEQNFTEFEQFVKRMHGEALSGLPSSSE; encoded by the exons atggtatcagagcgcAGTCGAAGACCACCGTCATCTCGATCCTGCGATTTTCACGATCGATCTTGTGATTTCATTTTAAGTTCACGACTTTATCTTCTTCACCTCAGATTGAATTCCTCTCTGGTATTCTCCATGGCATCATCTACTACG GTTGAAGATAAGTCCCCAAAGGTGCAAGAGAGTGATCTTTCTGGCACAGCTTATGTTCCTGTATATGTTATGCTACCG TTGGGTGTTATCAGTATGGACTGTGAGCTGGTTGATCCTGACAATCTGCATAAGGAGCTACAGATATTGAAGTCAGCTAATGTCGATGGCGTTATGGTTGACTGCTGGTGGGGGATCGTAGAGAGACATGCTCCACAACAGTACAATTGGAGCGGCTACAAGTGCCTCTTTCAGATTGTGCGTGACCTTGATCTCAAGCTACAG GTTGTTATGTCATTTCATGAATGTGGAGGCAATGTTGGTGATGATGTTCATATTCCACTTCCCCAGTGGGTTGCAGAAATTGGTCAAAGAAATCCTGACATGTTTTTCAAAGACCGTGAAGGAAGACACAATCCTGAATGCCTCACTTGGGGAGTTGATGAGGAGAGGGTCTTAAGAGGTCGTACTGCCCTTGAG GTGTACTTCGAGTTCATGAGAAGCTTCCGAGTAGAATTTGATGAGTTCTTTGAATGTGGAATCATCTCTGAGATTGAAATTGGACTAGGTCCATGTGGGGAGCTACGATATCCCTCTTATCCTGAAAAACATGGTTGGAAATATCCTGGCATTGGTGAATTCCAG TGCTATGACCAGTACTTGTTAACGAGTCTGAAGACGGCAGCAGAAGTGGGAGGACATTCATTATGGGGAAGTGGACCAGATAATGCAGGTTCTTTTAATTCCCGACCACATGAAACCGAGTTCTTTCGCGACGGAGGTGAATATGATAGCGATTATGGCAGATTCTTCCTCAATTGGTACTCCCAATTTCTGATTGATCATGGTGATCGGGTCCTCGCTCAGGCAAATTTGGCTTTTGAAGGCACTTGCATTGCTGCGAAG CTTTCGGGTATTCATTGGTGGTACAAGACCGCAAGCCATGCTGCTGAGTTGACTGCTGGGTTTTACAATACATCTAATCATGATGGCTACACTCGAATTGCAACAATGTTAAAGAAGCATGGAGCTGCTCTAAACTTCACCTGTGTTGAGTTGCGCACTATGGACCAGCATGAGAACTTTCCAGAAGCATTGGCGGACCCTGAAGCATTAGTTTGGCAG GTGTTTAAAGCTGCATGGGATGTAACCATACCAGTTGCAAGTGAGAATGCTCTTCCTTGCTACAATAGAGAAAGTTATGACAAGATATTGGAGAATGCAAAGCCCTTAAACGATCCAGAGGGGAGATGTATATCTGCTTTTACATACTTGAGGCTCAGCTCAGTTCTCATGGAGGAACAGAATTTTACGGAGTTTGAGCAATTCGTCAAGAGAATGCATG GTGAAGCATTGTCGGGTCTGCCATCGTCGTCCGAATGA
- the LOC131311726 gene encoding beta-amylase 2, chloroplastic isoform X1 — protein MAIPAIQLLRCATPLNRPSSAAMPFWSRSQMVVARPTLSALPLRSVSYGHFRSTFVVNSSARSQTRASAMVEDKSPKVQESDLSGTAYVPVYVMLPLGVISMDCELVDPDNLHKELQILKSANVDGVMVDCWWGIVERHAPQQYNWSGYKCLFQIVRDLDLKLQVVMSFHECGGNVGDDVHIPLPQWVAEIGQRNPDMFFKDREGRHNPECLTWGVDEERVLRGRTALEVYFEFMRSFRVEFDEFFECGIISEIEIGLGPCGELRYPSYPEKHGWKYPGIGEFQCYDQYLLTSLKTAAEVGGHSLWGSGPDNAGSFNSRPHETEFFRDGGEYDSDYGRFFLNWYSQFLIDHGDRVLAQANLAFEGTCIAAKLSGIHWWYKTASHAAELTAGFYNTSNHDGYTRIATMLKKHGAALNFTCVELRTMDQHENFPEALADPEALVWQVFKAAWDVTIPVASENALPCYNRESYDKILENAKPLNDPEGRCISAFTYLRLSSVLMEEQNFTEFEQFVKRMHGEALSGLPSSSE, from the exons ATGGCGATTCCGGCAATCCAACTGCTTCGTTGCGCGACGCCTCTCAATCGTCCGTCCTCCGCAGCAATGCCGTTCTGGTCTCGGTCGCAGATGGTGGTGGCGAGACCGACTCTTTCGGCTCTGCCTCTGCGAAGTGTCAGTTACGGCCACTTCAGGAGTACTTTCGTCGTCAATTCGAGCGCTCGGAGCCAAACTCGTGCCTCGGCCATG GTTGAAGATAAGTCCCCAAAGGTGCAAGAGAGTGATCTTTCTGGCACAGCTTATGTTCCTGTATATGTTATGCTACCG TTGGGTGTTATCAGTATGGACTGTGAGCTGGTTGATCCTGACAATCTGCATAAGGAGCTACAGATATTGAAGTCAGCTAATGTCGATGGCGTTATGGTTGACTGCTGGTGGGGGATCGTAGAGAGACATGCTCCACAACAGTACAATTGGAGCGGCTACAAGTGCCTCTTTCAGATTGTGCGTGACCTTGATCTCAAGCTACAG GTTGTTATGTCATTTCATGAATGTGGAGGCAATGTTGGTGATGATGTTCATATTCCACTTCCCCAGTGGGTTGCAGAAATTGGTCAAAGAAATCCTGACATGTTTTTCAAAGACCGTGAAGGAAGACACAATCCTGAATGCCTCACTTGGGGAGTTGATGAGGAGAGGGTCTTAAGAGGTCGTACTGCCCTTGAG GTGTACTTCGAGTTCATGAGAAGCTTCCGAGTAGAATTTGATGAGTTCTTTGAATGTGGAATCATCTCTGAGATTGAAATTGGACTAGGTCCATGTGGGGAGCTACGATATCCCTCTTATCCTGAAAAACATGGTTGGAAATATCCTGGCATTGGTGAATTCCAG TGCTATGACCAGTACTTGTTAACGAGTCTGAAGACGGCAGCAGAAGTGGGAGGACATTCATTATGGGGAAGTGGACCAGATAATGCAGGTTCTTTTAATTCCCGACCACATGAAACCGAGTTCTTTCGCGACGGAGGTGAATATGATAGCGATTATGGCAGATTCTTCCTCAATTGGTACTCCCAATTTCTGATTGATCATGGTGATCGGGTCCTCGCTCAGGCAAATTTGGCTTTTGAAGGCACTTGCATTGCTGCGAAG CTTTCGGGTATTCATTGGTGGTACAAGACCGCAAGCCATGCTGCTGAGTTGACTGCTGGGTTTTACAATACATCTAATCATGATGGCTACACTCGAATTGCAACAATGTTAAAGAAGCATGGAGCTGCTCTAAACTTCACCTGTGTTGAGTTGCGCACTATGGACCAGCATGAGAACTTTCCAGAAGCATTGGCGGACCCTGAAGCATTAGTTTGGCAG GTGTTTAAAGCTGCATGGGATGTAACCATACCAGTTGCAAGTGAGAATGCTCTTCCTTGCTACAATAGAGAAAGTTATGACAAGATATTGGAGAATGCAAAGCCCTTAAACGATCCAGAGGGGAGATGTATATCTGCTTTTACATACTTGAGGCTCAGCTCAGTTCTCATGGAGGAACAGAATTTTACGGAGTTTGAGCAATTCGTCAAGAGAATGCATG GTGAAGCATTGTCGGGTCTGCCATCGTCGTCCGAATGA
- the LOC131311726 gene encoding beta-amylase 2, chloroplastic isoform X3 — protein MVSERSRRPPSSRSCDFHDRSCDFILSSRLYLLHLRLNSSLVEDKSPKVQESDLSGTAYVPVYVMLPLGVISMDCELVDPDNLHKELQILKSANVDGVMVDCWWGIVERHAPQQYNWSGYKCLFQIVRDLDLKLQVVMSFHECGGNVGDDVHIPLPQWVAEIGQRNPDMFFKDREGRHNPECLTWGVDEERVLRGRTALEVYFEFMRSFRVEFDEFFECGIISEIEIGLGPCGELRYPSYPEKHGWKYPGIGEFQCYDQYLLTSLKTAAEVGGHSLWGSGPDNAGSFNSRPHETEFFRDGGEYDSDYGRFFLNWYSQFLIDHGDRVLAQANLAFEGTCIAAKLSGIHWWYKTASHAAELTAGFYNTSNHDGYTRIATMLKKHGAALNFTCVELRTMDQHENFPEALADPEALVWQVFKAAWDVTIPVASENALPCYNRESYDKILENAKPLNDPEGRCISAFTYLRLSSVLMEEQNFTEFEQFVKRMHGEALSGLPSSSE, from the exons atggtatcagagcgcAGTCGAAGACCACCGTCATCTCGATCCTGCGATTTTCACGATCGATCTTGTGATTTCATTTTAAGTTCACGACTTTATCTTCTTCACCTCAGATTGAATTCCTCTCTG GTTGAAGATAAGTCCCCAAAGGTGCAAGAGAGTGATCTTTCTGGCACAGCTTATGTTCCTGTATATGTTATGCTACCG TTGGGTGTTATCAGTATGGACTGTGAGCTGGTTGATCCTGACAATCTGCATAAGGAGCTACAGATATTGAAGTCAGCTAATGTCGATGGCGTTATGGTTGACTGCTGGTGGGGGATCGTAGAGAGACATGCTCCACAACAGTACAATTGGAGCGGCTACAAGTGCCTCTTTCAGATTGTGCGTGACCTTGATCTCAAGCTACAG GTTGTTATGTCATTTCATGAATGTGGAGGCAATGTTGGTGATGATGTTCATATTCCACTTCCCCAGTGGGTTGCAGAAATTGGTCAAAGAAATCCTGACATGTTTTTCAAAGACCGTGAAGGAAGACACAATCCTGAATGCCTCACTTGGGGAGTTGATGAGGAGAGGGTCTTAAGAGGTCGTACTGCCCTTGAG GTGTACTTCGAGTTCATGAGAAGCTTCCGAGTAGAATTTGATGAGTTCTTTGAATGTGGAATCATCTCTGAGATTGAAATTGGACTAGGTCCATGTGGGGAGCTACGATATCCCTCTTATCCTGAAAAACATGGTTGGAAATATCCTGGCATTGGTGAATTCCAG TGCTATGACCAGTACTTGTTAACGAGTCTGAAGACGGCAGCAGAAGTGGGAGGACATTCATTATGGGGAAGTGGACCAGATAATGCAGGTTCTTTTAATTCCCGACCACATGAAACCGAGTTCTTTCGCGACGGAGGTGAATATGATAGCGATTATGGCAGATTCTTCCTCAATTGGTACTCCCAATTTCTGATTGATCATGGTGATCGGGTCCTCGCTCAGGCAAATTTGGCTTTTGAAGGCACTTGCATTGCTGCGAAG CTTTCGGGTATTCATTGGTGGTACAAGACCGCAAGCCATGCTGCTGAGTTGACTGCTGGGTTTTACAATACATCTAATCATGATGGCTACACTCGAATTGCAACAATGTTAAAGAAGCATGGAGCTGCTCTAAACTTCACCTGTGTTGAGTTGCGCACTATGGACCAGCATGAGAACTTTCCAGAAGCATTGGCGGACCCTGAAGCATTAGTTTGGCAG GTGTTTAAAGCTGCATGGGATGTAACCATACCAGTTGCAAGTGAGAATGCTCTTCCTTGCTACAATAGAGAAAGTTATGACAAGATATTGGAGAATGCAAAGCCCTTAAACGATCCAGAGGGGAGATGTATATCTGCTTTTACATACTTGAGGCTCAGCTCAGTTCTCATGGAGGAACAGAATTTTACGGAGTTTGAGCAATTCGTCAAGAGAATGCATG GTGAAGCATTGTCGGGTCTGCCATCGTCGTCCGAATGA